A single window of Hyla sarda isolate aHylSar1 chromosome 2, aHylSar1.hap1, whole genome shotgun sequence DNA harbors:
- the LOC130356714 gene encoding olfactory receptor 2AT4-like, which yields MTNQSTTSEIVLVGFPSLPLRFYLPVSLIMFLVYISSLSANGTVILLIILKESLHKPMYMAIANLAASDLLFDTITLPKIISKYWFEDGTMPLSACLFQVFWVHFLGTLDAFILMVMAMDRYVAISRPLQYSTVISNKQMVVACTLCLFVSSIAGLIGVSVILTLVFTCGRTRINSCFCSSSSVYGLACGDVTYPRLVGFCNAMVALLLPLSFIVFSYAAIIRILHSSTHLGNGQKAFYTCTTHLLVIATYYIPRLFVYITNQTKLTLNADVNVLILCLYTFLPHVANPIIYCLRTKEIRQIIKPILRRCTTLKII from the coding sequence ATGACAAACCAGTCTACAACTTCTGAAATTGTGCTGGTGGGTTTCCCGAGTCTCCCGCTGAGGTTCTACCTTCCTGTATCCCTCATAATGTTTTTGGTCTACATCTCTTCCCTATCTGCCAATGGCACAGTGATCCTGTTGATCATTCTAAAGGAAAGCCTACATAAGCCGATGTACATGGCCATCGCCAATCTGGCAGCTTCCGATCTTCTGTTTGATACAATCACGTTACCTAAAATTATTTCTAAGTATTGGTTTGAGGACGGGACAATGCCCCTCTCGGCCTGTCTCTTCCAAGTCTTCTGGGTCCATTTTCTGGGGACTCTCGATGCTTTCATACTCATGGTGATGGCCATGGACCGTTATGTCGCCATTTCTAGGCCTCTGCAGTATTCCACCGTAATCTCCAACAAACAGATGGTGGTAGCCTGTACTTTATGTCTTTTTGTATCATCCATTGCAGGTTTAATTGGTGTTTCTGTGATTCTTACTCTTGTATTTACTTGTGGTCGGACAAGAATCAATAGCTGTTTTTGTTCCAGCAGCAGCGTCTATGGTTTGGCTTGTGGAGATGTCACTTACCCAAGACTGGTGGGTTTCTGCAACGCAATGGTGGCTCTGCTTCTACCCTTAAGTTTCATTGTGTTCTCCTACGCTGCTATAATAAGGATCTTGCATTCTTCGACCCACTTGGGAAATGGTCAAAAGGCCTTTTATACCTGCACCACCCATCTCTTAGTCATTGCTACATACTACATTCCTAGACTTTTTGTCTATATAACAAACCAAACCAAATTAACCCTCAATGCCGATGTCAATGTTTTGATCCTTTGCCTGTATACATTCTTACCCCACGTGGCCAACCCTATAATATATTGTCTACGGACCAAGGAAATTAGGCAGATAATCAAACCAATCCTTAGGAGATGCACAACCCTCAAAATTATCTAA
- the LOC130356721 gene encoding olfactory receptor 6B1-like — translation MTNQSTPSEIVLVGFPSLPVRFYLPVSLIMFLVYISSLSANGTVILLIILKESLHKPMYMAIANLAASDLLFDTITLPKIIAKYWFEDGAMPFSACLFQVFWVHFLGTLDAFILMVMAMDRYVAISRPLHYSTIISNKQMVVACTLCLFVSSIAGLIGVFVILTLVLNCGRTRINSYFCSSSSVYGLACGDVTYSRLVTFCTATVVLLLPLSFIVFSYVAIIRILNSSINLRNGEKAFYTCTTHLLVITIYYIPRLFVYITNQTKLILNADVNVLILCLYTFLPHMANPIIYCLRTNEIRQIIKQCYQHLFYLKGEEEFQAYPYKGCKSGFSHICYIN, via the exons ATGACAAACCAGTCTACACCTTCTGAAATTGTGCTGGTGGGTTTCCCGAGTCTCCCGGTCAGGTTCTACCTTCCTGTATCCCTCATAATGTTTTTGGTCTACATCTCTTCCCTATCTGCCAATGGCACAGTGATCCTGTTGATCATTCTAAAGGAAAGCCTACATAAGCCGATGTACATGGCCATCGCCAATCTGGCAGCTTCCGATCTTCTGTTTGATACAATCACGTTGCCTAAAATTATTGCTAAGTATTGGTTTGAGGACGGGGCAATGCCCTTCTCGGCCTGTCTCTTCCAAGTCTTCTGGGTCCATTTTCTGGGGACTCTCGATGCTTTCATACTTATGGTGATGGCCATGGACCGTTATGTCGCCATTTCTAGGCCTCTTCATTACTCCACCATAATCTCCAACAAACAGATGGTGGTAGCCTGTACTTTATGTCTTTTTGTATCATCCATTGCAGGTTTAATAGGTGTTTTTGTGATCCTTACTCTTGTATTAAATTGTGGCCGGACAAGAATCAATAGCTATTTTTGTTCCAGCAGTAGTGTCTATGGTTTGGCTTGTGGAGATGTCACTTACTCCAGACTGGTGACTTTCTGTACCGCAACGGTAGTCCTACTCCTACCCTTAAGTTTCATTGTGTTCTCCTACGTTGCTATAATAAGGATCTTGAATTCTTCGATCAACTTGAGAAATGGTGAAAAGGCATTTTATACCTGCACCACCCATCTCTTAGTTATTACTATATACTACATTCCTAGACTTTTTGTCTATATAACAAATCAAACTAAATTAATCCTTAATGCCGATGTCAATGTTTTGATCCTTTGCCTGTATACGTTCTTACCTCACATGGCCAACCCTATAATATATTGTCTACGGACCAATGAAATTAGGCAGATAATCAAA CAATGTTATCAACACttgttttacttaaaggg GGAAGAAGAGTTTCAGGCTTACCCTTACAAAGGCTGTAAATCAG GATTTTCTCACATTTGTTATATTAATTAG